A section of the Proteiniborus ethanoligenes genome encodes:
- a CDS encoding helical backbone metal receptor, whose protein sequence is MKKISRLLLVTILLTALFSNLVFASGVSFKIDGATKAIATESKDGRTYISGNSLKGFGLDISTSGNTIVAKNKEVEFKFTLNTNKVKVNNTDFILDSKSYKKGQEVYLPFRFILETLGYDVKWDNSTKGIKADKQKKISYPVTIESNGVKYTVSKEPGTIVSLAPDVTETLFAIGAGEKVKGRTKYCNYPKEVEGIKEVGSMTEPSIETIIDIGPELVIAATHYKEEVLNKLKEGKIAILAKESPKTLDEMYTDTLKIGAVVNRNYEARALVSSMKSKVETVQMHTRNIKSKPTAYYVVGTGQYGEYTAGKDTFVAEIIRIAGGINAADDVTGWKYSLEKLIDRNPDYLFGAQWDYETMTTSNNYQGLKAIKNSNFKVVNVDIFSRPSARAIDEGLKILVEMFHKDIVKKLSF, encoded by the coding sequence ATGAAAAAAATATCTAGATTGCTTTTAGTTACAATCTTATTAACTGCATTATTTTCAAACCTTGTTTTTGCATCAGGTGTAAGCTTTAAAATAGACGGGGCAACAAAAGCTATAGCTACAGAATCTAAGGATGGCAGAACATATATATCGGGAAATAGCTTAAAAGGTTTTGGATTAGATATTAGTACTAGCGGGAATACAATAGTAGCAAAAAATAAGGAAGTAGAGTTTAAATTCACACTAAACACAAATAAAGTAAAGGTAAATAATACAGACTTCATACTAGATTCAAAATCATATAAAAAAGGACAAGAGGTTTATTTACCATTTAGATTTATCCTTGAAACATTAGGCTATGATGTAAAATGGGATAATAGCACTAAGGGAATAAAAGCAGATAAACAAAAAAAGATATCTTATCCTGTAACCATCGAAAGCAATGGAGTAAAATATACTGTATCAAAAGAGCCTGGGACTATAGTTTCCTTAGCACCAGACGTAACTGAAACCCTGTTTGCTATAGGAGCAGGAGAGAAGGTAAAGGGTAGAACTAAATATTGTAACTATCCTAAAGAAGTTGAAGGAATAAAGGAAGTAGGCTCAATGACAGAGCCAAGCATAGAAACTATAATCGATATAGGGCCAGAGCTCGTAATAGCTGCTACTCACTATAAAGAAGAGGTCTTAAACAAGCTTAAGGAAGGGAAAATAGCTATACTGGCTAAGGAATCGCCAAAAACTTTAGACGAAATGTACACAGACACATTAAAAATAGGTGCAGTAGTAAATAGAAACTATGAAGCTAGGGCACTAGTGTCATCTATGAAATCAAAAGTGGAAACTGTTCAAATGCATACAAGAAATATTAAAAGTAAACCTACTGCTTATTATGTTGTAGGGACAGGTCAATATGGAGAATACACAGCCGGTAAAGATACTTTTGTAGCAGAGATAATCAGAATAGCAGGTGGAATAAATGCCGCTGATGATGTAACAGGCTGGAAATATAGTCTGGAAAAGCTTATAGATAGAAATCCAGATTATTTATTTGGAGCGCAGTGGGATTATGAAACAATGACTACGAGCAATAATTATCAGGGATTAAAAGCTATTAAAAACAGTAATTTTAAAGTAGTAAATGTAGATATATTTAGTAGGCCTTCAGCAAGGGCAATAGATGAAGGATTGAAAATTCTTGTTGAAATGTTCCATAAGGATATAGTAAAAAAACTAAGCTTTTAG
- the cobD gene encoding threonine-phosphate decarboxylase CobD: MNKHGGYYGEDQNNVIDFSVNINPLGVSKNLVEALKKELEKMERYPEIDGISAKEILAKHLSTKSEKIILGNGATELIYLFARSINPKKVLIVQPTFTEYKKAFELVGSSIYSFVTKEEDNFTIHIGDLVAELDSLKPDVLVLCNPNNPTGTFTNMNDLIPVLNKLKEIGGYLFIDESFIDFTDEVPYLSLIYEYNIFILRSMTKIFAVPGLRLGYGVANEETISRLYHMKEPWTINSLALSSVPILLNDVEYTMKTKKWYEEEKKILFQELDKIKDIKVFYGKANFFLIKLLQKDSYSLKNYLLSKDVYIRTCDDFIGLSNEYIRVAVRNREENIKLVSEIREYFEKLSS, encoded by the coding sequence ATGAATAAGCATGGCGGATATTATGGAGAAGATCAAAATAATGTAATAGATTTTAGTGTGAATATAAATCCATTAGGAGTATCAAAAAACTTAGTAGAAGCACTGAAGAAAGAGCTAGAAAAAATGGAGAGATATCCAGAAATAGATGGAATAAGTGCAAAGGAAATCCTAGCAAAGCATTTATCCACAAAAAGCGAAAAAATAATACTAGGAAATGGAGCTACTGAATTAATATATTTATTCGCGAGAAGCATAAATCCTAAAAAAGTACTTATAGTCCAGCCTACATTCACAGAATATAAAAAAGCCTTTGAACTAGTAGGTAGCAGTATATACAGCTTTGTTACTAAAGAAGAAGACAATTTTACTATCCATATAGGAGATTTAGTTGCTGAGTTAGATTCTTTAAAACCAGATGTATTAGTGCTTTGTAATCCAAACAATCCTACAGGAACGTTCACAAATATGAATGATTTAATTCCTGTATTAAACAAACTAAAGGAAATAGGTGGGTATTTGTTTATAGATGAGTCATTTATCGATTTTACAGATGAGGTACCATATTTATCCTTAATATATGAATACAATATTTTCATACTAAGATCTATGACAAAAATATTTGCAGTACCAGGCCTAAGATTGGGATATGGTGTGGCAAATGAAGAGACCATATCAAGACTTTATCATATGAAGGAGCCTTGGACTATAAATAGTCTTGCTCTCAGTAGTGTACCTATTCTATTAAATGATGTGGAATACACAATGAAAACAAAAAAGTGGTATGAGGAAGAGAAAAAAATTTTATTTCAAGAATTAGATAAGATTAAAGACATCAAAGTATTTTATGGAAAAGCAAACTTTTTTCTAATTAAGCTTTTACAAAAAGACTCCTATTCATTAAAAAATTATTTGCTAAGCAAAGATGTGTATATTAGAACCTGTGACGATTTCATAGGGCTATCCAATGAATATATAAGGGTGGCAGTAAGAAATAGAGAAGAAAATATTAAGCTAGTGTCAGAAATTAGAGAGTACTTCGAAAAGTTAAGTTCTTAA
- the cbiB gene encoding adenosylcobinamide-phosphate synthase CbiB → MLNSTILIVSVVLDYILGDPPNWPHPVRFIGYIIKKYEKLIRSTKWMNLRFGGFLLTGGTLITVVGVSYVILYIAENIHFAFKIIIEIYLVYSLLAGKCLDVETMKVYNALEENDLQKGRQMLSYLVGRHTSQLSNEEIIRGAVETVAENTIDGVLAPLFYLALGFYFRIPVQGILLYKTINTLDSMVGYVQEPYREIGYASAKLDDIANYIPARLGSIIMILSGMILGYNWRNGIRILKKDRRNHKSPNCGYPESAVAGLLEVQLGGTNTYFGEVVYKPTIGNAIKKLKPEYIKDTIRIMYGAEAIVVLVMIIGFTICEFTL, encoded by the coding sequence ATGCTAAACTCAACTATTCTTATTGTATCCGTAGTCTTAGATTATATATTAGGAGATCCACCAAACTGGCCTCATCCAGTACGCTTTATAGGATATATTATAAAAAAATACGAGAAGCTTATTAGAAGCACTAAGTGGATGAATTTAAGATTTGGAGGTTTTTTACTTACAGGAGGGACACTGATTACAGTAGTAGGAGTATCATATGTAATACTCTATATAGCTGAAAATATTCACTTTGCTTTTAAAATAATTATAGAGATTTATCTTGTTTATTCATTATTAGCAGGTAAATGCTTAGATGTGGAAACTATGAAGGTATACAATGCATTAGAAGAAAATGATTTGCAAAAAGGTAGGCAAATGCTATCCTACTTAGTTGGCAGACATACTTCACAGCTTAGTAATGAAGAAATAATAAGAGGAGCTGTTGAAACAGTTGCTGAAAATACAATAGACGGTGTTCTTGCTCCCCTATTTTATTTAGCTTTAGGATTTTATTTTAGGATTCCAGTTCAAGGAATTCTTTTGTACAAAACGATAAATACCTTAGACTCAATGGTAGGATATGTGCAGGAGCCTTATAGAGAAATAGGCTATGCATCAGCAAAGCTCGATGATATAGCTAACTATATTCCTGCAAGATTAGGAAGCATAATCATGATATTATCAGGTATGATTTTAGGCTACAACTGGAGAAATGGTATTAGAATACTTAAAAAAGATAGGAGAAACCATAAAAGTCCTAACTGTGGATATCCGGAGTCTGCAGTGGCTGGGCTATTAGAGGTACAGCTCGGAGGGACTAATACTTATTTTGGAGAAGTTGTCTACAAGCCAACCATAGGAAATGCTATTAAAAAACTAAAACCAGAATATATAAAAGACACTATAAGGATAATGTATGGAGCTGAAGCCATAGTAGTTCTTGTTATGATAATTGGCTTTACAATATGCGAATTCACACTATAA